The Miscanthus floridulus cultivar M001 chromosome 17, ASM1932011v1, whole genome shotgun sequence genome has a window encoding:
- the LOC136515669 gene encoding tapetal oleosin GRP-16-like, with translation MASGGNPRRARAGAGGWVRDAGGRAPGAGCGRGTGGVAGGGNPRRVGAGAGGRVWDARGRAPGAGCGRGTGGVAGDGNPRRAGAGAGGQVWAGAGVGPAAGAAAETLGVRAG, from the coding sequence ATGGccagcggcggaaaccctaggcgcgcaaGGGCGGGTGCTGGGGGCTGGGTGCGGGACGCTGGGGGCCGAGCGCCTGGAGCAGGTTGTgggcgcgggaccggcggcgtggccggcggtggaaaccctaggcgcgtaggggcgggcgccgggggccgggtgtgGGACGCCAGGGGCCGGGCGCCTGGGGCCGGGTGTGGACGCGGGACCGGCGGCGTGGCCGGCgacggaaaccctaggcgcgcaggggcgggcgccgggggccaggtgtgggcgggcgcgggcgtgggaccggcggcgggggcggcggcggaaaccctaggcgtgcGGGCAGGCTAA